The Paenibacillus tianjinensis genome has a window encoding:
- the bcp gene encoding thioredoxin-dependent thiol peroxidase, producing the protein MTNIIAIGQQVPDFTLPASTGGFISLSQFRGRKVLLYFYPKNMTPACTQEACEFRDAHDEITARGAVVLGISPDSLASHAKFISKNSLPFPLLSDEDHLVSEMFGVWQLKKLYGREFMGIVRSTFLIDEQGILTAEWKKVRVKGHVEKAVEEIMK; encoded by the coding sequence ATGACGAATATTATCGCAATTGGGCAGCAGGTACCGGATTTTACGCTTCCTGCATCGACAGGCGGGTTTATAAGCTTAAGCCAGTTCCGCGGACGCAAGGTGCTGCTTTATTTTTATCCGAAAAATATGACGCCCGCCTGTACCCAGGAGGCTTGTGAATTCCGTGACGCCCATGATGAAATCACCGCCCGGGGAGCCGTAGTGCTGGGAATCAGCCCGGACAGTCTGGCTTCGCATGCCAAATTCATCAGCAAGAATAGTCTGCCGTTCCCGCTATTGTCCGATGAAGATCATCTGGTAAGCGAAATGTTCGGGGTCTGGCAGCTGAAAAAACTGTATGGCAGAGAATTTATGGGCATCGTACGCTCCACTTTCCTCATCGATGAGCAGGGCATACTTACGGCAGAATGGAAAAAAGTCCGCGTAAAAGGCCATGTTGAAAAGGCTGTAGAAGAAATCATGAAATAA